A stretch of the Rhizomicrobium sp. genome encodes the following:
- a CDS encoding TauD/TfdA family dioxygenase yields the protein MSASHKPGSAPILSGAITTRLYDENGLPLMIEPASTALADDPKAALDWFVANRERIESLLPEYGGVMLRGFAVPDTEAFNAFIDSYPTDPNGYAAGLAPREKISGKVFETSKVPAPDKIILHQEMGYLPKYPKGVAFYCHIPSETGGATTIGDARRYQKAIPATLLDSVRERGVLYRRNYRGDYDEATPVLNLFHRPWKEVLHVETREGAEEACEAVGCTPQWESDGSLSLLYRSPGFARHPLTGDEVWFAQVQGMHANETRLAHHYDMLKAAFPPGRPWPVEILYGDGGAIPEDLVVPLYEILDNLAVNIPYEHGDVMILDNIYTMHGREPFTGKRDVQVALMF from the coding sequence ATGTCCGCCAGCCACAAGCCGGGATCCGCCCCTATCCTGTCCGGCGCGATCACCACCCGCCTCTATGACGAAAACGGCCTGCCTTTGATGATCGAGCCGGCCTCCACGGCGCTGGCCGACGATCCGAAGGCGGCTCTGGACTGGTTCGTCGCCAACCGCGAGCGCATAGAAAGCTTGTTGCCGGAATATGGCGGCGTGATGCTGCGTGGCTTTGCGGTTCCCGATACCGAGGCATTCAACGCGTTCATCGACAGCTATCCGACCGATCCGAACGGCTATGCCGCAGGGCTCGCGCCGCGTGAAAAGATCTCGGGCAAGGTGTTCGAGACCTCGAAAGTGCCTGCACCCGACAAGATCATCCTGCATCAGGAGATGGGATATCTGCCGAAATATCCCAAAGGCGTGGCGTTCTACTGCCATATTCCGTCGGAGACGGGCGGCGCAACCACGATCGGCGACGCGCGCCGGTATCAGAAGGCGATTCCCGCGACGCTGCTCGATTCGGTGCGCGAGCGTGGTGTGCTCTACCGGCGCAATTATCGCGGCGATTACGACGAGGCGACGCCGGTGCTCAATCTCTTCCATCGTCCCTGGAAGGAGGTCCTGCATGTGGAGACGCGCGAGGGCGCGGAGGAGGCCTGCGAGGCCGTAGGCTGCACGCCGCAATGGGAAAGCGACGGCAGCCTGTCGCTGCTCTATCGCTCGCCGGGCTTCGCGCGGCATCCCCTCACCGGCGACGAGGTGTGGTTCGCGCAGGTGCAGGGCATGCACGCCAACGAAACGCGCCTGGCCCACCACTACGACATGCTGAAGGCGGCGTTCCCGCCCGGCCGGCCATGGCCGGTGGAAATCCTGTACGGCGACGGCGGCGCGATACCGGAAGACCTTGTCGTGCCGTTGTACGAAATCCTCGACAACCTCGCCGTGAACATCCCCTACGAACATGGCGACGTGATGATCCTGGACAACATCTACACCATGCACGGACGCGAGCCTTTTACGGGCAAGCGCGACGTGCAGGTTGCGCTGATGTTCTGA
- a CDS encoding GntR family transcriptional regulator: MKSVKKTRAKAKRPSEPAARSSINVPKTAELIAETLRRRIVQGELTEGDALPAEAALMKEFGVSRASLREALRILEAESLLEVRRGAGGGPRIRLPRDETVARFVGMLLQLRGATLREMFNARLIIEPPLINQLAKIRTADDVHALRRHVEAERAILGDFKAFGYAAAEFHRLLIRRSGNVVMSLIVGMLDELYLLHLKRFIARARADQLALNTSSFAIHKQIVDMIEARDGDAAEVTWRYHMQQARKIILHELGEETPLSLY; encoded by the coding sequence GTGAAATCCGTCAAGAAGACACGCGCCAAGGCGAAACGTCCGTCCGAGCCTGCCGCACGCTCGTCGATCAATGTGCCGAAGACCGCCGAACTGATCGCCGAAACGCTGCGGCGACGCATCGTCCAGGGCGAATTGACCGAAGGCGACGCACTTCCCGCCGAGGCCGCGCTGATGAAGGAGTTCGGCGTCTCGCGCGCGTCGCTGCGCGAGGCGCTGCGCATCCTGGAAGCGGAGTCCCTGCTCGAAGTCCGGCGCGGCGCGGGCGGCGGCCCCCGGATCCGATTGCCCCGCGACGAGACGGTCGCGCGCTTCGTCGGCATGCTCCTGCAGCTTCGCGGCGCGACCTTGCGCGAGATGTTCAACGCCCGGCTCATCATCGAGCCGCCCCTGATCAATCAACTCGCGAAGATCCGTACCGCCGACGACGTGCACGCCCTGCGGCGGCATGTCGAGGCGGAGCGGGCGATCCTGGGCGACTTCAAGGCGTTCGGCTATGCGGCCGCGGAGTTCCACCGGCTGCTCATCCGGCGGTCCGGCAATGTGGTGATGTCGCTGATCGTCGGGATGCTCGACGAGCTCTATCTGCTGCATCTCAAGCGCTTCATCGCGCGCGCGCGCGCCGACCAGCTGGCGCTCAACACGTCGTCTTTCGCGATCCACAAGCAGATCGTGGACATGATCGAGGCCCGCGACGGCGACGCCGCCGAAGTCACCTGGCGCTATCACATGCAGCAGGCGCGCAAGATCATCCTGCACGAACTGGGCGAGGAAACGCCGCTCTCGCTCTACTGA
- a CDS encoding SDR family oxidoreductase, with product MANPHLEQTDFLGFAKGTVAVVTGVASGIGRETAAQLLAQGLRVVGLDINAAGLATLDFGPNFSGRVLDTGNRADVEAMFATLKEEYGEIAHLVNNAGPPSSAPYSIEEGMAKTAGSVEAVTAAWEASGLPAGASVVNVASVAGTISGGPPPAIVRERARGKIGNGWYGAGKAAIAGLTRYQAVFAAGRFRANAVAPGVIATPRVADLTGGAYGRLMVERCPLGRLGEALDVARAIVFLLSPAASYVNGVTLVIDGGGTLVF from the coding sequence ATGGCCAATCCACATCTCGAGCAGACCGACTTTCTCGGATTTGCCAAAGGCACCGTTGCGGTCGTCACGGGTGTCGCCAGCGGCATCGGGCGAGAGACGGCCGCGCAGTTGCTGGCCCAGGGTCTGCGCGTCGTCGGGCTGGATATCAATGCTGCCGGCCTTGCGACGCTCGATTTCGGCCCGAACTTCTCGGGCCGCGTGCTCGACACGGGAAACCGCGCGGATGTCGAGGCGATGTTCGCGACGCTGAAGGAAGAATACGGCGAGATCGCGCATCTCGTGAACAATGCCGGGCCGCCGAGCTCCGCGCCTTACTCCATCGAGGAAGGGATGGCGAAGACGGCGGGCAGCGTGGAGGCGGTGACGGCCGCCTGGGAAGCGAGCGGACTGCCCGCCGGTGCCAGCGTCGTGAATGTCGCGTCGGTCGCTGGGACGATCTCCGGCGGTCCGCCGCCGGCTATCGTGCGCGAGCGCGCGCGCGGCAAGATCGGCAATGGCTGGTACGGTGCCGGCAAGGCGGCGATCGCCGGCCTCACCCGCTACCAGGCGGTGTTCGCCGCGGGCCGCTTCCGCGCCAATGCGGTCGCACCCGGCGTCATCGCAACGCCGCGCGTCGCCGATCTGACGGGCGGCGCCTATGGCCGGCTGATGGTCGAGCGCTGCCCTCTCGGTCGGCTGGGCGAGGCGCTGGATGTCGCGCGCGCCATCGTCTTCCTGCTCAGCCCGGCGGCGTCCTATGTCAACGGTGTCACGCTGGTGATCGACGGCGGCGGCACGCTGGTGTTCTGA
- a CDS encoding MFS transporter, with the protein MAEKTSAARAWYAVVLLGALYIVAFIDRMILGLLVEPLKADLHVSDTQISLLIGFNFAIFYSIVGVPLGWMSDRANRRNLILISTLLWTACTFFSGLSTAFWLLCALRLGVAVGEAALSPSAMSLIGDLFPRESRAGPTTLYMCFGAFGATAAYLFGGIVVRMLEHFPLVLPGHGVLSPWRVVLFAVASPALVLTALLYFTMREPQRVQAVHEPAEPTLFLAWTAPRWRPLVYLFIAGATAQAITIGLSAWAPTYLVRRFGWDVGDAGIFLGLSTMIGGLTGMAFSPSLTERWTRSGRADALPLVLLGGACVGMAGALGAVLAPNAGLFVFFYALSAFGVMGTGLLLMVAIQLVALPRMRGELMAVCLVLNSLLAMGCGPFIVTLFAKWLGHGALQPGFAAVALICGPIAIALILAGRAGYVVLLREADGVAQTRPVEPVQNTSVPPPSITSVTPLT; encoded by the coding sequence ATGGCTGAAAAGACGAGCGCGGCGCGCGCCTGGTATGCGGTGGTCCTGCTCGGCGCGCTGTACATCGTCGCGTTCATCGACCGCATGATCCTGGGTCTTCTGGTCGAGCCCTTGAAGGCGGACCTCCATGTCAGCGACACGCAGATCAGCCTGCTCATCGGATTCAATTTCGCGATATTCTATTCGATCGTCGGCGTTCCGCTGGGCTGGATGTCCGATCGCGCGAACCGCCGCAATCTCATCCTGATAAGCACGCTGCTCTGGACGGCCTGCACCTTCTTCTCCGGCCTGTCGACGGCGTTCTGGCTGCTATGCGCGCTGCGGCTGGGCGTGGCGGTGGGCGAAGCGGCGCTCAGCCCCAGCGCGATGTCGCTGATCGGCGATCTGTTTCCTCGCGAGAGCAGAGCCGGGCCGACGACGCTCTATATGTGCTTCGGCGCATTCGGCGCGACGGCGGCCTATCTTTTCGGCGGCATCGTCGTCCGCATGCTCGAGCATTTTCCGCTCGTCCTGCCCGGTCACGGCGTGCTGTCGCCCTGGCGCGTGGTGCTTTTCGCCGTCGCCTCGCCCGCCCTGGTGCTGACCGCACTTCTGTACTTTACGATGCGCGAGCCGCAGCGCGTTCAGGCCGTGCATGAGCCGGCGGAGCCGACGCTCTTCCTCGCCTGGACCGCGCCGCGCTGGCGCCCGCTGGTCTATCTCTTCATCGCGGGCGCGACCGCCCAGGCCATCACCATCGGCCTGAGCGCCTGGGCACCGACCTATCTGGTGCGGCGATTCGGATGGGATGTCGGCGACGCGGGGATATTCCTCGGCCTCTCGACCATGATCGGCGGACTGACCGGCATGGCGTTCTCGCCGTCGCTCACGGAACGCTGGACGCGCTCGGGCCGCGCCGATGCCTTGCCGCTCGTCCTGTTGGGCGGCGCCTGCGTTGGAATGGCGGGCGCGCTGGGCGCGGTGCTTGCACCCAATGCCGGTTTGTTCGTGTTTTTCTATGCTTTATCGGCGTTCGGCGTCATGGGCACGGGCTTGCTCCTGATGGTGGCGATCCAGCTCGTCGCCTTGCCGCGCATGCGCGGAGAACTCATGGCCGTATGCCTCGTGCTCAACTCGCTGCTGGCCATGGGATGCGGGCCTTTCATCGTCACGCTGTTCGCCAAATGGCTGGGCCATGGGGCGCTGCAGCCCGGCTTCGCGGCCGTCGCATTGATCTGCGGACCGATCGCCATCGCGCTCATCCTGGCGGGACGCGCCGGCTATGTCGTCCTGCTGCGCGAGGCCGACGGCGTCGCGCAAACCCGGCCGGTCGAGCCGGTTCAGAACACCAGCGTGCCGCCGCCGTCGATCACCAGCGTGACACCGTTGACATAG
- a CDS encoding TonB-dependent receptor → MAHLNCRMLLATTALTGALLVATATASRAQSSNDGVVETVVVTAQKRAEDVQRVPVAITAISGKSIDASGLTDFKDLAQYSPSLLTDENGDARAARVGLRGVTSSQDPGKESSVGVFLDGVFLSRINMAFTDLLDVDHIEILRGPQGTLFGNAVDAGLINVVTRRPDLENFGGYLEGVVGNYDTRELRGTVTGPIVDGELGFSLAGFSDYHGGLTYNSTLHEHVDDQNRWGTRGKLEYESGNLNVLLIADYAHENSQCCSNVIVHLDPGANLLGVPATSFAPPGFPYSRTTVDGSPNNNKTDGGGVSAEVNWDAGWATITSVTAFRHETVSALNDPDDSPLAIMDDFLVDQSHNQFSQELRLASKAGDPFEYVLGLYYMSANHKDYENIKFDSPFLEFPGTNGDSFINDTFQDTSKAVFGRVAYHFTDQFTAAFGARYTMENQHAVMAESSNNFVFFPNPADPLTAPHTLSADVSPRDSAFTYTGTLQYQITPETMVFASVARGFKPGGVDLTLRSNLDGLVFKPETNQDYEVGVKSTLLDDRLVIDATAFHTLFSNFQALAFNGTQFSTTNAKGFLSQGFELEVTAVPADGLTLHGAAAYDDDHYTSFANGACQVGNPAAQCDLSGKTLPQAPHFTFTGSIGYRYPLGSTSWHGTTLAEYTYRSGAYFNQALDTALYQPGYGLVNLRAGVESPNGLAIEAFSTNLLDKNYLQFAFIAPLISDGYAGFVGEPRMFGLRIRQSY, encoded by the coding sequence ATGGCTCATCTGAACTGCAGAATGCTGCTTGCGACGACGGCGCTCACGGGCGCGCTCCTTGTCGCTACGGCGACGGCGTCACGGGCGCAATCCTCGAATGACGGCGTGGTCGAAACCGTCGTCGTGACGGCCCAGAAGCGCGCCGAGGACGTGCAAAGGGTGCCTGTCGCAATCACCGCGATTTCCGGAAAGAGCATCGACGCATCCGGCCTGACCGATTTCAAGGATCTCGCGCAATACTCGCCGAGCCTCCTGACGGACGAGAACGGCGATGCGCGCGCGGCGCGCGTCGGCCTGCGCGGCGTCACCTCCAGCCAGGATCCCGGCAAGGAATCCTCGGTCGGCGTGTTCCTCGACGGCGTATTCCTCTCGCGCATCAACATGGCGTTCACCGACCTCCTGGACGTGGACCACATCGAAATCCTGCGCGGACCGCAAGGCACGCTGTTCGGCAACGCGGTGGACGCGGGCCTCATCAACGTCGTCACGCGCCGGCCGGACCTCGAGAATTTCGGTGGCTATCTCGAAGGCGTCGTCGGAAACTACGATACCCGCGAGCTTCGCGGCACGGTCACGGGGCCGATCGTCGACGGCGAACTCGGCTTCAGCCTCGCCGGTTTCTCCGATTATCACGGTGGGTTGACCTACAACTCGACATTGCACGAGCATGTCGACGATCAGAACCGGTGGGGCACGCGCGGAAAGCTCGAATATGAAAGCGGCAACCTGAATGTCCTTCTCATCGCGGACTACGCGCATGAGAACTCGCAATGCTGCTCGAACGTCATCGTCCATCTCGACCCCGGCGCCAATCTTCTGGGCGTGCCGGCGACGAGCTTCGCGCCGCCGGGCTTTCCTTACAGCCGGACGACCGTCGACGGCTCGCCGAACAACAACAAGACGGATGGCGGCGGCGTGTCCGCCGAGGTCAATTGGGACGCCGGCTGGGCCACGATCACGTCGGTGACCGCCTTCCGGCACGAGACCGTCAGCGCCCTGAACGATCCGGACGACAGCCCGCTGGCGATCATGGACGACTTCCTGGTCGACCAGTCGCACAACCAGTTCTCACAGGAGCTGCGCCTCGCGTCGAAGGCCGGCGACCCGTTCGAATACGTTCTCGGCCTGTATTACATGAGCGCCAACCACAAGGACTACGAGAACATCAAGTTCGATTCGCCCTTCCTGGAATTCCCGGGAACCAATGGCGATTCCTTCATCAACGACACGTTCCAGGACACGTCGAAGGCCGTGTTCGGCCGCGTCGCATATCACTTCACCGATCAGTTCACCGCCGCGTTCGGCGCACGCTACACGATGGAGAACCAGCACGCGGTCATGGCGGAGTCGTCGAACAACTTCGTCTTCTTCCCCAACCCCGCCGATCCGCTCACGGCGCCGCATACGCTGAGCGCGGATGTCAGCCCGCGCGACAGCGCGTTCACCTATACCGGAACGCTGCAATATCAGATCACGCCCGAGACGATGGTCTTCGCGTCGGTCGCGCGAGGCTTCAAGCCGGGCGGCGTCGACCTGACCTTGCGGTCGAATCTCGACGGCCTGGTCTTCAAGCCGGAGACCAACCAGGACTATGAGGTCGGCGTGAAGTCCACCTTGCTGGACGACCGTCTCGTCATCGACGCCACGGCTTTCCACACGCTCTTCAGCAACTTCCAGGCGCTCGCCTTCAACGGAACGCAGTTCTCGACGACCAACGCCAAGGGCTTCCTGAGCCAGGGCTTCGAGCTGGAGGTGACGGCCGTTCCGGCGGACGGCCTGACGCTGCATGGCGCGGCCGCCTATGACGACGACCATTACACCAGCTTCGCGAACGGCGCGTGCCAAGTCGGCAATCCGGCCGCGCAATGCGATCTGAGCGGAAAGACCTTGCCGCAGGCACCGCACTTCACCTTCACGGGATCGATCGGCTATCGTTATCCGCTCGGTTCCACGAGTTGGCATGGGACGACGCTGGCGGAATACACCTACCGCAGCGGCGCCTACTTCAACCAGGCGCTCGACACGGCGTTGTATCAGCCCGGCTACGGCCTGGTGAATCTCCGTGCCGGCGTGGAAAGCCCGAATGGGCTCGCGATCGAAGCGTTCTCCACCAATCTGCTCGACAAGAACTACCTGCAATTCGCATTCATCGCGCCGCTCATCAGCGATGGCTATGCGGGCTTTGTCGGCGAGCCGAGGATGTTCGGCCTGAGGATCCGCCAGAGCTATTGA
- a CDS encoding acyl-CoA dehydrogenase yields the protein MLRTTAERLAQRYAVRNPADLATIDRAQSWQAVADAGLLGLRARDGAQPFVSGVEVMLVAEALAGALTPPSFIGTILAEELLALAGVDAEIDAIAAGSARYALLLTRDLTQLADAESFNGAVGFDADAAGYALGLSRGRGGARLCRYAIAGVFSELQTPDFTRVCVGPATDKKRPEAELLGSAVTAEALDRWLALALTLTCADIVGVLRSGLRQVVEYSKTRIQYGVPVGSFQAVQHMCAEMLVKVEAASSMTRYAAWTVDALPPSESLLAARTAKAHCAGAARSVAETVMQAFGGIGQTWEHIAPLMNRRVMFDRKLFGDESHQLLCIADARLGAA from the coding sequence ATGCTCCGCACGACGGCGGAGCGGTTGGCGCAGCGTTACGCGGTCCGCAATCCCGCCGACCTCGCCACGATAGACAGGGCGCAGAGCTGGCAGGCCGTCGCCGATGCCGGCCTGCTCGGCTTGCGCGCACGCGACGGTGCGCAGCCTTTCGTATCGGGCGTCGAGGTGATGCTGGTGGCCGAGGCGCTGGCGGGTGCGTTGACGCCGCCATCCTTCATCGGAACGATCCTCGCCGAAGAACTGCTCGCGCTTGCGGGTGTGGACGCCGAGATCGACGCGATCGCGGCGGGCAGCGCGCGCTATGCGTTGCTGCTCACCCGCGACTTGACCCAGCTCGCGGATGCTGAATCCTTCAACGGCGCCGTCGGTTTCGATGCCGACGCCGCTGGTTACGCGCTCGGTCTCAGCCGCGGCCGAGGTGGCGCACGGCTCTGCCGCTATGCAATCGCAGGCGTGTTCTCGGAACTCCAGACGCCCGACTTCACGCGTGTCTGCGTCGGTCCGGCGACCGACAAGAAGAGGCCGGAGGCCGAGCTGCTGGGGTCTGCCGTCACCGCGGAGGCGCTGGACCGGTGGCTGGCGCTCGCCCTGACGCTGACCTGCGCCGACATCGTCGGCGTCCTGCGTTCGGGCCTTCGGCAGGTCGTCGAATACTCCAAGACGCGCATTCAATACGGCGTCCCGGTGGGCTCGTTCCAGGCCGTGCAGCACATGTGCGCCGAAATGCTGGTCAAGGTCGAAGCGGCGTCCAGCATGACGCGCTACGCGGCCTGGACCGTCGATGCGCTTCCGCCCTCCGAAAGCCTGCTCGCGGCGCGCACGGCGAAGGCGCATTGCGCGGGCGCGGCGCGGTCCGTTGCCGAAACCGTCATGCAGGCCTTCGGCGGGATCGGTCAGACATGGGAGCACATCGCGCCGCTGATGAACCGCCGCGTGATGTTCGACCGCAAGCTCTTCGGCGACGAATCCCACCAACTCCTGTGCATCGCCGATGCCCGTCTGGGAGCCGCATGA
- a CDS encoding acyl-CoA dehydrogenase family protein has protein sequence MDYRENEQEAAFRKRVHDWLAENAPRNWQEEASDEKAAGRITRAWHRKLYEAGFIGLSWPEEYGGRNLGPTFEAILNDELGKADTPRISFHNYLGRAIFAFGTEEQKRRFLPTMLSGEVQWCQGFSEPNAGSDLASLRTFAELRGDTYVVNGQKMWTSGALNADWCLLLVRTDRDVPKHKGITCLLTSIRAPGIDVRPIRISDGAPETCEVFLDEVKIPADQRVGDPGAGWRIAMTVLSFERGPADIGMIATYDTALRKIEDLAKARGVAGQPEVRKALARAYVHGEALRLNVVEQLSQRSAGRMPGPEGSVARLLLTEAQQYINHLELEVMGADAFNGRATGTFNSYIRSRTISIFGGTSEIQKNILANQVLGMPR, from the coding sequence ATGGACTACCGCGAAAACGAGCAGGAAGCGGCTTTCCGGAAGCGGGTCCATGATTGGCTCGCCGAAAACGCGCCCCGGAACTGGCAGGAAGAGGCGTCCGACGAGAAGGCGGCCGGCCGCATCACCCGGGCTTGGCACCGCAAGCTCTATGAAGCCGGCTTTATCGGCCTCTCCTGGCCCGAGGAGTATGGCGGCCGCAATCTCGGTCCCACGTTCGAGGCCATCCTGAACGACGAGCTCGGCAAGGCGGATACGCCGCGCATCTCGTTCCACAACTATCTCGGTCGCGCGATCTTCGCATTCGGCACCGAAGAACAGAAAAGGCGCTTCCTGCCGACGATGCTGAGCGGCGAGGTGCAATGGTGCCAGGGCTTCAGCGAGCCGAATGCCGGCTCCGACCTCGCGTCGCTGCGCACCTTCGCGGAACTGCGGGGCGACACCTATGTCGTCAACGGGCAGAAGATGTGGACCAGCGGCGCGCTCAATGCCGATTGGTGCCTGCTCCTCGTCCGCACCGACCGCGACGTGCCCAAGCACAAGGGCATCACCTGCCTGCTCACCTCGATCCGGGCGCCCGGCATCGACGTCCGTCCGATCCGGATTTCGGACGGCGCCCCGGAAACCTGCGAGGTCTTTCTCGACGAGGTGAAGATACCGGCCGACCAGCGTGTGGGCGATCCGGGCGCCGGCTGGCGCATCGCCATGACCGTTCTGTCTTTCGAGCGCGGCCCGGCCGACATCGGGATGATCGCGACCTACGACACGGCGCTGCGTAAGATCGAGGATCTCGCCAAGGCGCGCGGCGTCGCCGGCCAGCCGGAAGTCCGCAAGGCGCTGGCGCGCGCCTATGTGCACGGCGAAGCGCTGCGCCTCAACGTGGTCGAGCAGCTTTCGCAGCGCAGCGCCGGGCGGATGCCGGGTCCGGAAGGCTCCGTCGCGCGGCTGCTGCTCACCGAGGCGCAGCAATACATCAATCATCTGGAGCTCGAAGTCATGGGCGCGGACGCCTTCAATGGCCGCGCCACCGGGACGTTCAATTCCTACATCCGCTCGCGGACCATCAGCATCTTCGGCGGCACGAGCGAAATTCAGAAGAACATCCTGGCGAACCAGGTTCTGGGAATGCCGCGCTAG
- a CDS encoding acyl-CoA dehydrogenase family protein yields the protein MEFDWSKDETEFRSALKDFLSSELPEGFDAFDMPEHDAKEFSKTFAVKLAERGWLTPAWPKAYGGLDQSPWQSLILSEEMVAHGEPRFGQYMCVNWVGPALILAGTDEQKEYHLKRISRGDVMWCQGFSEPGAGSDLASLRTRAIWDGKDYVINGEKIWTSYAGVADFCFLLARTDGEAHKHRGISIFLVPTDAPGLTIRNIPSLFFDGAFNQCTFENVRAPASWMLGPENGGWPIIRKLLVNERVGVARYRRAARSLERAAKIAKAEGLFDDPTVLEALGRARAACEAARVLVYRVIDERAKGRYPDLTAYVYRVATIRAERAVYEAELHIEGLAGMAEGSVAAKQFGHAVTAGVATGTLEMQLNLIARDIVGGVGA from the coding sequence ATGGAATTCGACTGGTCGAAGGACGAAACGGAATTTCGTTCGGCATTGAAGGACTTTCTGAGTTCCGAGCTGCCGGAGGGCTTCGATGCCTTCGACATGCCGGAGCATGATGCGAAGGAGTTCTCCAAGACGTTCGCGGTGAAGCTCGCCGAGCGCGGCTGGCTCACGCCGGCATGGCCGAAGGCGTATGGCGGCCTCGACCAGTCGCCCTGGCAGTCGCTGATCCTCAGCGAGGAGATGGTGGCGCATGGCGAACCGCGCTTCGGGCAATACATGTGCGTGAACTGGGTCGGGCCCGCGCTCATCCTCGCCGGCACGGACGAGCAGAAGGAATACCACCTCAAGCGCATCAGCCGCGGCGACGTCATGTGGTGCCAGGGCTTTTCGGAGCCCGGCGCCGGGTCCGACCTGGCCTCGCTGCGGACGCGCGCCATCTGGGACGGCAAGGACTACGTCATCAACGGCGAGAAGATCTGGACCTCCTATGCCGGCGTGGCCGATTTCTGCTTTCTGCTGGCGCGCACCGATGGTGAGGCGCACAAGCATCGCGGCATCTCGATCTTCCTGGTGCCGACCGATGCGCCGGGCCTGACCATCCGCAATATCCCCTCGCTCTTCTTCGACGGCGCGTTCAACCAATGCACCTTCGAAAACGTGCGCGCGCCCGCGTCGTGGATGCTCGGGCCGGAGAACGGCGGCTGGCCGATCATCCGCAAGCTGCTGGTGAACGAGCGTGTCGGCGTCGCCCGCTATCGCCGCGCTGCGCGCAGCCTCGAACGGGCCGCCAAGATCGCGAAGGCGGAGGGGCTGTTCGACGATCCCACCGTGCTCGAAGCCCTGGGCCGGGCGCGGGCGGCCTGCGAAGCGGCGCGGGTGCTCGTCTACCGCGTCATCGACGAGCGCGCGAAGGGCCGCTACCCCGACCTCACGGCCTATGTCTATCGCGTCGCCACGATCCGCGCGGAGCGCGCCGTCTACGAGGCGGAACTTCACATCGAGGGCCTCGCCGGCATGGCGGAGGGAAGCGTGGCCGCGAAGCAGTTCGGTCACGCGGTCACGGCCGGCGTCGCCACCGGCACGCTGGAGATGCAGCTGAACCTCATTGCGCGCGACATCGTCGGCGGCGTGGGAGCCTGA
- a CDS encoding acyl-CoA dehydrogenase family protein: MDMELNETQRAIEDSCTRLFARKAGPSRARLLRAEGGFDRPLLEEMQSAGFLDLFDDAETGPLAAALVTEWASTAAALAPIGQRALIAPAAMSDIPPLVVAVGEKGRKGPVRYAAEADLLILLDGDDAQAVRKGDFVAEPVDSKFGYPMARIASAKGTALAAGSGRTARNWWRVAIAAEVAGIGRAALDLTIRYLKDRVQFDRPIASYQAIQHRLVDCHVSTDAVQWAAREAAYHRAPDELAASAAIAAEETAYRLFYEMHQLTGAIGFTREYDLHLWTMRLQTLRQEAGGINSHAHDLVHARWG, translated from the coding sequence ATGGACATGGAACTGAACGAGACGCAGCGCGCGATCGAAGATTCCTGCACGCGGCTGTTCGCCAGGAAAGCGGGCCCCTCGCGGGCGCGCCTCCTCCGTGCGGAGGGCGGCTTCGACCGGCCGCTGCTCGAAGAGATGCAGAGCGCCGGTTTTCTCGATCTGTTCGATGATGCGGAGACCGGGCCGCTCGCGGCGGCGCTCGTCACCGAATGGGCGTCGACGGCTGCGGCGCTGGCGCCGATCGGACAGCGTGCACTCATCGCCCCCGCCGCCATGTCCGACATCCCGCCGCTGGTGGTCGCGGTCGGCGAGAAGGGCAGGAAGGGTCCGGTGCGCTACGCTGCCGAGGCCGACCTTCTGATCCTTCTCGACGGGGACGATGCGCAAGCCGTCCGCAAGGGCGACTTCGTCGCGGAGCCGGTGGACTCCAAGTTCGGCTATCCCATGGCGCGCATCGCATCGGCAAAGGGAACGGCGCTTGCCGCCGGTTCCGGTCGCACGGCGCGCAACTGGTGGCGGGTCGCCATCGCCGCCGAGGTGGCCGGCATCGGCCGCGCGGCGCTCGATCTGACCATCCGCTACCTCAAGGACCGGGTGCAGTTCGACCGGCCCATCGCATCCTACCAGGCGATTCAGCATCGGCTCGTCGACTGCCACGTCTCGACCGACGCGGTGCAGTGGGCGGCGCGTGAGGCCGCCTATCACCGCGCGCCGGACGAGCTCGCGGCGAGCGCGGCCATCGCGGCGGAGGAAACCGCGTATCGCCTGTTCTACGAAATGCATCAGCTCACCGGCGCGATCGGCTTCACGCGTGAATACGATCTCCATCTGTGGACCATGCGTCTGCAGACGCTCCGCCAGGAGGCCGGCGGCATCAACAGCCATGCCCACGATCTTGTCCATGCGCGCTGGGGCTGA